In Campylobacter porcelli, the sequence GAGAGTAAATTTAAACTTCCTACCAAAGAGGAGCTAAAAAAGAATTTGAGTGATTTAGAGTATAGAGTAACGCAAGAAAAGGCCACCGAACGCCCATATAGCAGCAAATATGATAAATTTGATGAGCGTGGTATATATGTGGATATAGTAAGCAAAAAGCCACTTTTTAGCTCTAGTGATAAGTATGATGCTGGATGTGGGTGGCCTAGCTTTACTAAGCCTATAACCACTGATGCGACTGGCTATAATCGTGATCTAAGCCATGGTATGGATAGGATAGAGGTAACTTCTAGGCTAAGTGGGAGTCATTTGGGGCATGTTTTTGATGATGGTCCAAGCGATAAAGGTGGATTGAGATATTGTATAAATGGCGCTTCTTTGGAATTTATCCCTTATGATGAGATGGATAAAAGAGGCTACTCTGAATATAAAATTTATGTTAAATAATTAAAATTTTATGGGAGACACAGAACTCCCATTTTATTTTAAATTTATTAAATTAGCTATAAAATATTTAACTCTCTAATACGCGCGATATTTTCCCAATTAGTGTGAATATATATAAAGTAGCTCCAGTAGCTTGTGCATAGTGTAGCAAATAAGGGGTAAAATCTCTGCTCTTTTTAAGATTAATAAGATATATAACACAGCAAATAATAAGTACAAAAATATTTAAAATTAGATTAAGAGCATACCAAACCACAAAGCTAAAAGTGCTAAACACTAGGCTTGGCGAGATGCTTTTCTTAAAGCCATATCGCAAAATAGCCAAAGTTATAATCCATATAGGCAAAACAATGATAGGCATTACAATGCTAATTAATAATAATCCCTCAAATCCACCACTAAGTATAAAAATAAAGCTTAAAATAGTAGCGATGAAACCCCATACTCTAAGGGTTAAATTTTCGCAAAACTTACATATTAAATATACACAAACAAGAGCTATTATTCCTACTATTTCCATCTTCTATCCTTTAATATGATGATATTTTACAATAACCTATTTATTTTCATCACTCTATAGTCATTTTGAAAGCCATATTGGCTAAATTTCAAGCTATTTTGGATATATCTCTACTAATATATGAACTAGCTCTTTGTGCTTTGATAACTCTTTTTTGATAGATTCTATATCTAATGGCTCATCTGAGCTTAAAGAGATTATACAAGCGTATTTATCCTTTGCTACTTTTATAAGATGTAGATCCTTGATGATTAGATCACTTCTAAATAGGCGTAAAATATCGATAACTTCACCAACTATTGGCTCATTCATATTTGCATCAAGTAGTATTTTACCTGATTGCCTTAGCAACCCTATAGCCCACACTAAAATTAAAATAGCTCCCACTATCCCCATAAGCGGATCAAGAAAATCAGCCCCAAATAAAAGCCCAAAACTTAAAGCTATTATAGCTAAAATAGAAGTAAGCGCATCAGCTATGACATGCATATAAGCAGCCTTTAAATTTAGATCATCGTGGTGGTGATCGTGATTATGATGATCGTGGCTAGACCTTAATAGCCAAGCACAGATTAAATTCACCACAAGCCCTATAATAGCGATGAAAATAGCCTCTTTATATGCTATAGTTTGCGGGTTTATAAATTTTAAAATAGAGTGATAAATCATCAAAAACGCAACCACCAAAAGAGATAACGCACTAGTATAACTAGCTAGAATTTCTATCTTATATGTGCCAAAATTAAATCTACCATCGCTTTTATATCTATTTGATATAATGTAGGCAAAATATGCTAGTCCCAGTGCTAAAGCGTGAGAACTCATATGCCAACCATCAGCCAAAAGTGCCATTGAGCCAAAATATATCCCGCCTATAATCTCAGCTACCATCATAATTATTGTGAATATTATCGCATATAGTGTATTTTTCTTAGCAATATCATTTGAAGAGTGAAAGCCATGGTCGTAGGCGTATCGCATTTGTGTGTGATTTATCATTTTATCTCCTTAATTTTATTAGCTTCAGTTATTAAACTATTTTTATAAAGCTCTCTAAGCTTAAGCGAGTATTGTCCGATTTTACCGCCATTTATGGCTTTGCCATCTGCTTTTATAACTGGCAAGAGTATTATTGTCGCAGCACTTATGAAGCACTCATCTGCGTTATATACTTCACTCATGCTAAATTTACGCTCTTGGACTTTTAGACCAATTTGTGTGGCTAAGCTTAAGAGTTTATTACGCCTAATTCCTGGTAAAATCTCATTAGATAGGGGTTTGGTTATCAAAGTGTGATCTTTTATGATAAAAGCACTACTACTTCCAGCTTCAGTTACATAGCCATTTTCTACCATAAAGCACTCATCAGCCCCAGCTATCGCAGCTTGATTTTTAGCGTAGCATTGACCTAGTAAGGAGATGGACTTTATATCGCGTCTTTTCCATCTTATATCTTCAGTGGAGATTATGCTAATACCGCTTTTGGATTTTGGATTTTCAAGGACGCTATCAGCAAAGGCAAAAGCCATTATAGTTGGCTCAATCCCTTTTACAAAGATAAAATCTCTTGGGGCAATCCCACGGGTAATTTGTATATATAATCCACCTTCTTTAAGTGAATTTATCTTTATTAGTTTGTTTAAGATTGTTTCAAATTCGCCCTTAGAGTATGGTAAATTTAGGCTAATTTCGCTCAAACTCCTTTGAAATCTATCCCAAAACCCATCTCTTTCTATCATGGTTGAATTTACCACTGGTACTACCTCATAAATCCCATCGCCAAAGATAAATCCACGATCAAATATGCTTATTTTAGCTCTATCTTTATCGATAAATTCGCCATTTAAAAAGACTTTTTGCATGGAGATCATTGCTGCCATTTTGATTCCTTTTTTAAATTTAAGTTATTTTATCAGCTTTTGACTAATTTTTAGATATAATAGCCCATTTAAATTATCAAAAAGTATGACAATGGTAGAGAAAATTAAACAATTTATATTTAAAAATTTATTTGTAGTATCTAAGCAACCGGTGCTTTTTCGTGATCTTTTAGAGGCAAATTGCTTATATAATGAAGGAATGCTAATCGATCCATCTAAGCTGAATTTTCGCTATCGTAATCGTAGATTTTACGCTATTTATGCCTTGCTTTGCCTTATTGTTTTAACGCTTTTTGTCTGGATACTTCACATATTATTTAGCAAATTTGAAGCAGATTTGCATGTTTCGGTTATTATTACTGTGATTTTAACTGCGTGCGTGTTTATTGGATTTGACTATTTTAGGGTTTGGACTAGAAGATTAATTAGCTTAGAGCTGATTCGTGCTGCGTGGAAGGTGCATTTCCCATATTTTCCATATGAGAAATACTCCCAAAAAATTGAGATAATTTATAATGAGGCTATAAAGCATGAGATTTCACGCAAAGATTTAGAAAAATATGTCTTAGATAGATTAGTTCATACCATATCATCTGATAAGTAGGTCGCTATAGGCTATTATCCTATCTTGTCTTTTTGCTATCTCTAGCAGTAAAAATCTTATTTTTTTATCTTGACTTAGAATTCTGCTTTCCATATTATCATAAAAATAGTATGGAAGTTTATCTACTCTTTTTTCTATCATCTCAAATCTAGTTGATATGATATTTATATCTGAGATCAAGGCGTCTTTGGCTCCGTTTGGCTTTGAAGGGTGGTTAAGCCATTGAGTATAGACTTTTAGATTGCTAAGAAGTGAGCTTATATCATATAAATTTCTATAAATTTCTAGATATCTCTTTAGCTCTTTACTTCTATCGCTTTGCGTGATTGTGTTGTGATACCAAGTTAAGCTATTTAATATCTCATTTTGTTCTATTGTAAATCTACCTTCAATTACGCTATTGCTAAGCTTTTTAAATTTAGGCAACAGCTCGATATATGTATTGCTAAGTTTAATCTCATTAGTATGGCGAAATAGCATAAATGCCACGCCAAATGAGACTATAAATCCTATTAAAATATCAATAATTCTTATATACACCATCTCCATAGAGTTGCCTAAAATAAGCGAGTATGCCATGGCAAACGCACCCATAAATGCCCCCATTGCATATATAGGTGGAAAATTTTTAAGATAAAAAGCTAGGAAAATTGATATTACGCAAAGTATGGCAAATATACTATTATTGCTTATTAAATTTATTAAAATAGAAGTTAGAGCAATTCCTATTATAGCACCTTTGATATTGGCAATACCTGTGATTTTAGTCATATATGAGCTATCCTTACTCATACTAATCACGCCAATAGCTATCCAAACCCCATTATGAACATCTATAAAACTAGCAATAATTATAGCTATACTAACGCCGATGGCTAAACGCAAGGAGTATTGGATAGTTGGATTGTGTAAGGTTGTATCTTTTATTATCTCTTTTATGCTTTTTTGCTTTTTATACTCTAGCGTGATTTTATCCTCTCCACCATCTTTTATTAGATGAAATTTAGAGTATAAAACCTCTAAAGAAGCAGTAAAAATAGTATGATCGCTCTGCCTTGCTATATTTAATGCGTCATCTTTTATGGTGCTATTTTTATCTATAAATATATTTTTTAACTCAATTAAATTTCTTATAATCTCACTATTTATTAAATTTAGTAAATCTGGATTTTTAATCGTTTTAAAATATCTTTGCATTGAAATAAGTAGATTATATATATCCTCTAATTTATATAGATAAAATATCGCCCTAGAGTGGTGTATGATGAGTCGCTCATCTTTTATCGTTGAGCTTTTATTGGCAAATAGATTTTTAATATCATTAATATGCTCATTACACTGTTTGGATAAATTTAAAAACTCCTTATCGTTATTTATATTTTGACTGATTTGAACTAGCTCATCAAGTATCATCATACAAGATCGTTTAGTAAATTTACCATATGTTCCAAAGCGAGTAAGCCTAAAGGTCGCAGCTATAATGCTACTTGCTACAAAGCCACCTAAAGAGTCTTGTAGATTCCAACCTGGTTGATTAGAAGCAATAATGCTAAGAAGCCCAGTGGCATTAACGATGGATAGAATTTTATTTAAATTTTGATTAAAAAGATTGCTAAATCCTACAAATATCATCCAAATTAGCGTAAAAAAGCAAA encodes:
- the dmeF gene encoding CDF family Co(II)/Ni(II) efflux transporter DmeF; the protein is MINHTQMRYAYDHGFHSSNDIAKKNTLYAIIFTIIMMVAEIIGGIYFGSMALLADGWHMSSHALALGLAYFAYIISNRYKSDGRFNFGTYKIEILASYTSALSLLVVAFLMIYHSILKFINPQTIAYKEAIFIAIIGLVVNLICAWLLRSSHDHHNHDHHHDDLNLKAAYMHVIADALTSILAIIALSFGLLFGADFLDPLMGIVGAILILVWAIGLLRQSGKILLDANMNEPIVGEVIDILRLFRSDLIIKDLHLIKVAKDKYACIISLSSDEPLDIESIKKELSKHKELVHILVEIYPK
- a CDS encoding D-amino acid aminotransferase, which gives rise to MAAMISMQKVFLNGEFIDKDRAKISIFDRGFIFGDGIYEVVPVVNSTMIERDGFWDRFQRSLSEISLNLPYSKGEFETILNKLIKINSLKEGGLYIQITRGIAPRDFIFVKGIEPTIMAFAFADSVLENPKSKSGISIISTEDIRWKRRDIKSISLLGQCYAKNQAAIAGADECFMVENGYVTEAGSSSAFIIKDHTLITKPLSNEILPGIRRNKLLSLATQIGLKVQERKFSMSEVYNADECFISAATIILLPVIKADGKAINGGKIGQYSLKLRELYKNSLITEANKIKEIK
- a CDS encoding FUSC family protein, translating into MDKIAKFFKYYDPAWFALSYSIKATISILICGFIGYYIGGFFGMVYAASSSMSIFFLSSLEGNIKIKISYFVIYIILGICSVLFVNALFKFHIIFCFFTLIWMIFVGFSNLFNQNLNKILSIVNATGLLSIIASNQPGWNLQDSLGGFVASSIIAATFRLTRFGTYGKFTKRSCMMILDELVQISQNINNDKEFLNLSKQCNEHINDIKNLFANKSSTIKDERLIIHHSRAIFYLYKLEDIYNLLISMQRYFKTIKNPDLLNLINSEIIRNLIELKNIFIDKNSTIKDDALNIARQSDHTIFTASLEVLYSKFHLIKDGGEDKITLEYKKQKSIKEIIKDTTLHNPTIQYSLRLAIGVSIAIIIASFIDVHNGVWIAIGVISMSKDSSYMTKITGIANIKGAIIGIALTSILINLISNNSIFAILCVISIFLAFYLKNFPPIYAMGAFMGAFAMAYSLILGNSMEMVYIRIIDILIGFIVSFGVAFMLFRHTNEIKLSNTYIELLPKFKKLSNSVIEGRFTIEQNEILNSLTWYHNTITQSDRSKELKRYLEIYRNLYDISSLLSNLKVYTQWLNHPSKPNGAKDALISDINIISTRFEMIEKRVDKLPYYFYDNMESRILSQDKKIRFLLLEIAKRQDRIIAYSDLLIR